The proteins below come from a single Solidesulfovibrio fructosivorans JJ] genomic window:
- a CDS encoding sugar 3,4-ketoisomerase, with translation MKSPLDGVRLLDVATLRDDRGALSVIEGGRHIPFAVARIFYMHGMTADRGGHAHRDTEQCILAVAGSLTMALTDGSHTADYRLDDPARALYLPPMIFLDIRDISPDAVCLVLASTPYDPAGVIRSLDVYRQTLAGT, from the coding sequence GTGAAAAGTCCCCTCGACGGCGTGCGCCTGCTTGACGTGGCGACCCTGCGCGACGACCGGGGCGCGCTGTCCGTCATCGAAGGCGGCCGCCACATCCCCTTTGCCGTGGCCCGGATCTTTTACATGCACGGCATGACCGCCGATCGCGGCGGCCACGCCCACCGCGACACCGAGCAGTGCATCCTGGCCGTGGCCGGATCGCTGACCATGGCGCTCACCGACGGCAGCCACACGGCGGACTACCGCCTGGACGACCCCGCCCGGGCGCTCTACCTGCCGCCCATGATCTTTCTCGACATTCGCGACATCAGCCCGGACGCCGTGTGCCTGGTGCTGGCCAGCACGCCCTACGATCCCGCCGGCGTCATTCGCTCCCTGGACGTTTACCGCCAAACCCTGGCTGGGACATGA